A region from the Rhinoderma darwinii isolate aRhiDar2 chromosome 2, aRhiDar2.hap1, whole genome shotgun sequence genome encodes:
- the LOC142740337 gene encoding olfactory receptor 52D1-like, giving the protein MENVSSFHPSVLVLSFGEMSTMRYVYCALAFICYILIIFSNGVVIITIAIHKALQEPMYIFISALCINALCGSSSFFPGLLRNLAFNVYTIAYSACILQIFCIHVSLTFELYTLTAMAFDRYVSICNPLRYNIIMSMSMVYKLLAAALCNSLVIIIIHIMLTVRLPLCGTVIMKICCDNWSVVRLSCIDTSVNNIFGLFLCFFTQISTLIFILVSYIFILRVCSKASQEVISKAVNTCTPQLITTVNFVADILFEIFFYRYVSISVPYEARIFMSAYGLVVPFILNPLIYGLKLTKIRVRIFKLFQLNSISVQK; this is encoded by the coding sequence ATGGAAAATGTCTCATCCTTTCATCCTTCTGTTCTGGTCCTCAGCTTTGGGGAGATGTCTACAATGAGATATGTGTATTGTGCTTTAGCGTTTATCTGTTACATTCTAATCATCTTCTCTAATGGTGTGGTCATCATAACCATTGCCATCCATAAGGCCTTGCAGGAACCCATGTACATCTTCATATCTGCACTTTGCATTAACGCCCTGTGTGGAAGTTCTTCTTTCTTTCCTGGTTTGCTTAGAAATCTGGCTTTCAATGTTTATACAATTGCCTACAGTGCTTGCATACTCCAGATATTTTGTATCCACGTCTCTCTCACCTTTGAGTTGTACACCTTGACTGCTATGGCCTTTGACCGTTACGTGAGCATCTGTAACCCCCTGAGATACAACATCATCATGTCCATGTCCATGGTCTACAAACTCCTTGCAGCCGCTCTTTGTAATTCATTGGTTATTATTATCATACACATCATGTTGACCGTTAGACTCCCGTTGTGCGGCACAGTCATAATGAAGATCTGCTGTGACAACTGGTCGGTGGTGAGACTCTCCTGCATTGACACATCCGTTAATAATATCTTTGGCCTGTTCCTATGCTTTTTCACGCAGATTTCAACGTTGATTTTTATATTGGTTTCCTATATTTTTATCCTACGAGTATGTTCTAAAGCTTCTCAGGAGGTCATCTCCAAGGCGGTGAACACCTGCACCCCTCAGCTCATAACCACCGTCAACTTTGTGGCTGATATACTTTTTGAGATTTTCTTTTACCGATATGTCTCCATAAGTGTCCCCTATGAGGCGAGAATTTTCATGTCAGCTTATGGTCTAGTGGTGCCATTCATCCTGAATCCTCTGATCTACGGCCTGAAGTTGACCAAAATACGGGTCAGAATATTTAAGCTCTTCCAACTAAACAGCATCTCGGTGCAAAAATAA